The following coding sequences are from one Megamonas funiformis window:
- a CDS encoding SAM-dependent methyltransferase, whose amino-acid sequence MFDKLEEKAMVHFFNKFDKNPFLLKFKDNQYLVGKGEPTFVVDFKKTIPIMDLLNSTSIALGEAYMNGDLTIEGNLYDALIHFLGQMDKFSLNETLLDKIIHPSNSKESQEKQVQSHYDIGNDFYKLWLDETMSYSCAYFKNEDDTLYQAQVNKVDYILSKLYLKEGMSLLDIGCGWGFLLIEAAKKYKVKGTGITLSREQYKEFKSRIQKEHLEDYLTVELMDYRDLPKWGKTFDRVVSVGMLEHVGRENYQLFNDCINAVLKDKGLYLLHFISQLKEMETDSWMKKYIFPGGVIPSLREIVSSMGNDDFHILDIENLRRHYEKTLLCWADNFHNHLDKISEMFDEKFIRMWDLYLNACAANFHIGGIDLHQILVTKGVNNELPLTRWY is encoded by the coding sequence ATGTTTGATAAATTAGAAGAAAAGGCTATGGTTCATTTTTTTAATAAATTTGATAAAAATCCATTTCTTTTAAAATTTAAAGATAATCAATATTTAGTAGGTAAAGGTGAACCAACTTTTGTAGTGGACTTTAAAAAGACAATACCTATAATGGATTTACTTAATAGTACGTCTATCGCTTTAGGTGAAGCTTATATGAATGGAGATTTAACCATTGAAGGAAATTTATATGATGCTTTAATTCATTTTTTAGGTCAAATGGATAAATTTTCTTTAAATGAAACTTTGCTAGATAAAATAATTCATCCATCTAATTCTAAAGAAAGTCAAGAAAAGCAAGTTCAATCTCATTATGATATAGGTAATGATTTCTATAAATTATGGTTAGATGAAACAATGAGTTATTCTTGTGCTTATTTTAAAAATGAAGATGATACTTTATATCAAGCACAAGTGAATAAAGTGGATTATATTTTATCGAAATTATATTTAAAAGAAGGTATGAGCCTATTAGATATTGGCTGTGGTTGGGGCTTTTTACTCATCGAAGCTGCTAAAAAATATAAGGTAAAAGGTACAGGCATTACTTTAAGTCGTGAACAATATAAAGAATTTAAATCGCGTATACAAAAAGAACATTTAGAAGATTATTTAACAGTTGAATTGATGGATTATCGAGATTTACCAAAATGGGGAAAAACTTTTGATAGGGTTGTTAGTGTAGGTATGCTAGAACATGTTGGTAGGGAAAATTATCAGTTATTCAATGATTGTATAAATGCAGTATTAAAAGATAAAGGTTTGTATTTATTGCATTTCATCAGTCAATTAAAAGAGATGGAAACTGATAGTTGGATGAAAAAATATATTTTCCCAGGTGGAGTGATACCAAGTCTCAGGGAAATCGTTTCTAGTATGGGAAATGATGATTTCCATATTCTTGATATTGAAAATTTGCGTCGCCATTATGAAAAAACTTTACTTTGTTGGGCAGATAATTTTCATAATCATTTAGATAAAATCAGTGAAATGTTTGATGAAAAATTTATTCGCATGTGGGATTTATATTTAAATGCCTGTGCAGCAAATTTCCATATAGGTGGTATAGATTTACATCAAATTTTAGTTACTAAAGGCGTAAATAATGAATTACCATTAACAAGATGGTATTGA
- a CDS encoding DUF362 domain-containing protein, translating to MNSTDILQTHGANLYEITFNLLSNSKLAEFIPNKNSTIIIKPDIKYINNTLYSTSPVILTTIIKYLQDNNFTNINLALGSLIDDDLEQLLITCKYDKIVDKLNIPVYGLKDKDYTTKTIGGIEYKLIDKVINADFFINLVTSSPNETTILHNALQAMQNILHTQNRSLFTTDNFYKAICFLNYLIKANFTLVEIDSLSDIQADKHMYATIDNLLADAYYAQNLGYKPFDIEYIELASKLNIGCADINKANIINLIDNTVTCDNNSKLASHINTSSPCEQCYQNLLQALSLLDKDNLLDKLPTKLFIGQGWREFSENGIGIGRCTSKFENYVRGCPPSPQKTYEFLKEFICNNQNA from the coding sequence ATGAACTCAACAGATATTTTACAAACACATGGTGCAAATCTCTATGAAATCACTTTTAACCTATTATCTAATTCTAAATTAGCAGAATTTATCCCTAATAAAAACAGTACAATTATTATTAAGCCTGATATAAAATATATCAATAATACACTATACTCTACTTCTCCAGTAATCTTAACTACAATAATCAAATACCTACAAGACAATAATTTTACTAATATCAATCTTGCATTAGGTTCTTTAATCGATGATGATTTAGAACAATTATTAATAACTTGTAAATACGATAAAATTGTAGATAAATTAAATATTCCTGTATATGGTCTTAAGGATAAAGATTACACTACAAAAACTATTGGTGGTATCGAATATAAATTAATAGATAAAGTCATCAATGCCGACTTTTTTATTAATTTAGTTACTTCTTCACCAAATGAAACAACTATACTACACAATGCATTACAGGCTATGCAAAATATCTTGCACACCCAAAATCGCTCTTTATTCACTACAGACAATTTTTATAAAGCAATCTGCTTTTTAAATTATTTAATTAAAGCTAACTTCACATTAGTAGAAATAGATAGTTTATCTGATATCCAAGCAGATAAACATATGTATGCTACTATAGATAATTTATTAGCTGATGCTTATTATGCTCAAAATCTAGGCTATAAACCATTTGATATCGAATATATTGAACTAGCATCTAAATTAAATATAGGCTGTGCTGATATCAATAAAGCTAATATCATTAATTTAATAGATAATACTGTTACTTGTGATAATAATTCAAAATTAGCCTCTCATATCAATACTTCTAGCCCTTGCGAGCAATGTTATCAAAATTTACTGCAAGCACTCTCCTTATTAGATAAAGATAATTTACTTGATAAATTACCCACAAAATTATTCATTGGTCAAGGTTGGCGAGAATTTAGTGAAAATGGCATTGGCATAGGTCGTTGCACTAGCAAATTTGAAAATTATGTTAGAGGTTGCCCACCAAGCCCTCAAAAAACTTATGAATTTCTAAAAGAATTTATTTGTAATAATCAAAATGCATAA
- the bioB gene encoding biotin synthase BioB: MNCVNDLKEKILNGYKINKQEALDLVKAPLDELSTAANEIRKYFCGDDFDICTIINGKSGRCSEDCKYCAQSAHYTTKIETYPLLNTKPILEEAQYNYSKGVARYAVVTSGKRLSDEEIDKLANSLDEVHKKCKIKLCVSGGLLNEAQFKKLNDVGVERIHNNLETSRNHFDKVCTTHTFEDKVEAIKAAQRAGMSVCSGGIMGIGETMEDRIDMALEIRNLNVNSVPINRLNPIPGTPYEHNKPLTDEDMQRIVAIYRFILPDLFIRLAGGRGLFTDKGKACLQSGANAVISGDMLTTSGISIDTDMKMIQELGFKIV; the protein is encoded by the coding sequence ATGAATTGTGTAAATGATTTAAAAGAAAAAATACTAAATGGTTATAAAATTAATAAACAGGAAGCTTTAGATTTAGTGAAAGCTCCATTAGATGAATTGTCTACAGCCGCAAATGAAATAAGAAAATATTTTTGCGGTGATGATTTTGATATTTGCACTATTATTAATGGAAAATCTGGTAGATGTTCCGAGGATTGTAAATATTGTGCACAGTCAGCTCATTATACTACAAAAATAGAAACTTATCCATTGTTAAATACGAAGCCTATTTTAGAAGAAGCACAGTATAATTATAGTAAAGGCGTAGCACGTTATGCAGTAGTAACTTCAGGCAAGAGATTAAGTGATGAAGAAATAGATAAATTGGCAAATTCTTTAGATGAAGTACATAAAAAATGTAAAATAAAATTATGTGTTTCTGGTGGTTTATTGAATGAAGCTCAATTTAAAAAATTAAATGATGTGGGCGTAGAAAGAATTCATAATAATTTAGAAACCTCAAGAAATCATTTTGATAAAGTTTGTACTACGCATACTTTTGAAGATAAAGTAGAAGCAATAAAAGCTGCGCAAAGAGCAGGTATGAGTGTTTGTAGTGGTGGTATCATGGGAATAGGTGAAACCATGGAAGATAGAATAGATATGGCTTTAGAAATACGAAATTTAAATGTAAATTCTGTGCCTATAAATCGTCTAAATCCTATACCAGGAACACCATACGAACATAATAAGCCACTTACTGATGAAGATATGCAAAGAATAGTAGCTATTTATCGTTTTATTTTACCGGATTTATTTATTCGTCTAGCTGGTGGTAGAGGATTATTTACAGATAAAGGTAAAGCTTGTTTGCAGTCAGGAGCTAATGCTGTTATTTCTGGTGATATGCTCACAACAAGTGGTATTTCTATTGATACAGATATGAAGATGATACAAGAATTAGGTTTTAAAATAGTATAA
- a CDS encoding anaerobic C4-dicarboxylate transporter family protein — protein MVAIVSVYGVAWMAETYFGAYLPEFKETLGQIVLDYPWTYAIVLFLISKLLTYSPCLNAGDSWIKTILAY, from the coding sequence ATGGTAGCTATTGTTTCTGTATATGGCGTAGCATGGATGGCAGAAACTTATTTCGGTGCATATTTACCAGAATTCAAAGAAACTTTGGGACAGATTGTTTTAGATTATCCTTGGACTTATGCAATTGTTTTATTCTTAATATCTAAATTGTTGACATACTCCCCATGCCTAAATGCAGGGGATTCTTGGATAAAAACGATACTTGCCTACTAA
- a CDS encoding RNA-guided endonuclease InsQ/TnpB family protein: MKTYCFKLYKAKRNKKLHKVINIAGIIYNHCIALHKRYYRLFKKSLNIYKLQKHLTKLKKIGKFSYFKEVGSQAIQDITQRIDRAYKLFFRNLKHKIRTAPPSFKKIRKYKSFTLKQAGWKLLKDNAIEINKQKYKYFKSRDIEGIVKTITIKRDTLGDIYLYFVCETNENKVLARTGKSVGYDFGLKQFLTASDNEDIKAPLFFKQNANDIKKANRILSRKKKTSNHRRLAKIALARLHKKISNQRKDFHFKLANKICSEYALICIEDLNIKGMQKRWGRKISDYGFSEFIKILEYKAREIGSIVQKIDRYYPSSQICHVCGTKNPETKNLAVREWICAKCKTSHDRDRNAAINIWKVGASTFFGEI, encoded by the coding sequence GTGAAGACATATTGTTTTAAATTGTATAAGGCAAAAAGGAATAAAAAACTTCATAAAGTTATTAATATAGCTGGAATTATCTACAATCACTGTATTGCTTTGCATAAAAGATATTATCGTTTATTTAAAAAATCTCTTAATATCTATAAGCTTCAAAAACATTTAACTAAACTTAAGAAAATAGGTAAATTTAGCTATTTTAAAGAAGTAGGTTCGCAAGCTATTCAAGATATAACTCAAAGAATAGACCGTGCTTATAAATTGTTTTTTAGGAATTTAAAACATAAAATTCGTACAGCACCACCATCTTTTAAAAAGATACGAAAATATAAATCATTCACGCTCAAACAAGCAGGTTGGAAACTCTTAAAGGATAATGCGATAGAAATTAATAAACAAAAATACAAATATTTTAAAAGTAGAGATATTGAAGGAATAGTTAAAACAATAACAATTAAACGTGATACTTTAGGTGATATATATCTTTATTTTGTTTGTGAAACTAACGAGAATAAAGTTTTAGCAAGAACAGGTAAAAGCGTCGGCTATGACTTTGGACTTAAACAGTTTTTAACTGCATCGGATAATGAAGATATAAAAGCACCTTTATTTTTTAAACAAAATGCTAATGATATAAAAAAAGCTAATAGAATATTATCTAGAAAAAAGAAGACTTCTAATCATCGTAGATTAGCAAAAATAGCTCTTGCCAGATTGCATAAGAAAATATCTAATCAACGTAAAGATTTTCATTTTAAATTAGCAAATAAAATTTGTAGTGAATATGCTTTAATCTGCATAGAAGATTTGAATATAAAAGGAATGCAAAAACGTTGGGGTAGAAAAATATCTGACTATGGATTTAGTGAATTTATAAAAATTCTTGAATATAAAGCGAGAGAAATTGGCTCAATAGTGCAAAAGATAGATAGATACTATCCAAGTTCGCAAATTTGTCATGTTTGTGGTACAAAAAATCCTGAAACTAAAAATTTGGCAGTTCGTGAGTGGATTTGCGCAAAGTGCAAAACCAGCCACGATAGAGATAGAAATGCTGCTATAAATATATGGAAGGTTGGGGCATCAACCTTCTTTGGAGAGATATAG
- the tnpA gene encoding IS200/IS605 family transposase — MKYKSNNNIVYSCKYHVVFCPKYRRKVLNNGVDERLKELINNICQELHVDLIEMEVMPDHVHLLLEVAPQFGIHKVVKRIKGISSRILREEFSWLKSRLPTLWTNSYFVSTVGGAPISIIKQYIESQKRSE, encoded by the coding sequence ATGAAATATAAATCAAATAATAATATAGTATATTCTTGTAAATATCATGTAGTATTTTGTCCTAAATATCGTAGAAAAGTGTTGAACAATGGTGTTGATGAACGATTAAAGGAGTTGATTAATAATATTTGTCAGGAGCTTCACGTCGATTTAATCGAGATGGAAGTAATGCCAGACCATGTTCATTTGCTTTTAGAAGTTGCTCCACAATTTGGTATACATAAAGTTGTTAAACGAATAAAAGGAATATCTTCAAGAATACTTCGAGAAGAATTTTCATGGTTAAAATCAAGGCTACCAACATTGTGGACGAATTCATATTTTGTATCTACAGTTGGTGGAGCACCAATATCAATTATTAAACAGTATATAGAAAGTCAAAAGCGTTCAGAATAA
- a CDS encoding MurR/RpiR family transcriptional regulator gives MTNLIKILQEQKDFSETEIMIATYLLANFRKLAGMSTRQLGKNTYTNSAAIVRFSQKLGFSGYTEFRVQFLAEMMQYINHPKGEELVVSTKDSIHSLIDKVTAIEIDTLKETRNMLNPEDFLKALNLFIKSKHIDFYAMDNNLDIARIASAGFIMANKCSSVHSPMTMQYLQATSASKDHLGFIISRTGNNRMLLDIARLLKLRGISFILITASPKSEIASLADVVFSVASVKQMEELGPRVFLLGAKYVTDIMFTMLMTRLDYHDSQQKEQWLNKHFRY, from the coding sequence GTGACAAATTTAATAAAAATATTACAAGAACAAAAAGATTTTTCTGAAACAGAAATAATGATTGCAACATATTTATTAGCAAATTTTAGGAAATTAGCTGGAATGTCAACTAGACAATTGGGTAAAAATACGTATACAAATTCAGCTGCTATTGTGCGTTTTAGTCAAAAATTAGGTTTTAGTGGATATACAGAATTTAGAGTTCAATTTTTAGCTGAAATGATGCAATATATCAATCATCCAAAAGGTGAAGAACTTGTTGTATCAACTAAAGATAGTATACATTCATTAATTGATAAAGTAACAGCTATTGAAATTGATACATTAAAAGAAACAAGGAATATGCTTAATCCAGAAGATTTTTTAAAAGCTCTAAATCTTTTTATAAAATCTAAACATATTGATTTTTATGCTATGGATAATAATTTAGATATAGCAAGAATTGCTTCAGCTGGTTTTATCATGGCTAATAAATGCTCAAGTGTACATTCTCCAATGACTATGCAATATTTACAGGCAACGAGTGCTTCAAAAGATCACTTGGGATTTATCATAAGTCGTACAGGGAATAATCGTATGTTATTAGATATTGCTCGTTTATTAAAACTACGAGGAATTTCCTTTATTTTGATTACAGCATCACCTAAGTCAGAAATAGCTAGTTTAGCAGATGTAGTTTTTTCTGTAGCAAGTGTGAAGCAAATGGAAGAATTAGGACCTAGAGTTTTTCTTTTAGGTGCAAAATATGTTACAGACATAATGTTTACCATGCTTATGACGCGTTTAGATTATCATGATTCGCAACAAAAAGAACAATGGTTAAATAAACATTTTCGTTATTAA